CGGTCAGGTACTCGCTGTAGACCATGTCGGGCAGCTCCGCCATGGCGAAGCGGAAGAGCACGAACGGTCCGAACGTGCCGGGATGCGGGCCCGCCGCGAAGGTCGCGACCTGAAGGGTGACATGCGGCAGTTCGGCGGCTTCGAGGAGCCGGTCGATCTGGTCCCGCATCACGTCCGCGTCGCCGACCGGCCTGCGCAGCGCGGTCTCGTCCATGACCACCCACAGGCGGGGCGCGTCCTCGCGGGTGAGCAGCGCCTGACGCTCCATCCGGAGCGCCACGTACCGCTCGATGTCCGCGGGCCGGGTCTGGCCGATGGCGCCGGAGCGCATCACGGCGCGCGCGTACTCCTCGGTCTGCAGGAGCCCCGGCGCGAAGTGGGGTTCGTACGACCTGATGAGGCTCGCGGCCCCTTCCAGGCTGACGTACATGCTGAACCAGCCGGGCAGGATGTCGTGGAACCGCTGCCACCAGCCGGGCTTGTTGGCCTCCTCGGCGAGCATGACGAAGGCGTCGGCCTCGTCGTCCGCGACTCCGTACGACTTCAGGAGCAGTT
The sequence above is a segment of the Streptomyces sp. Je 1-369 genome. Coding sequences within it:
- a CDS encoding helix-turn-helix domain-containing protein, with product MSEPRSAPTVGQVVLGRRLQDLREGAGLKREEAAKILRVAPATVRRMETAEVALKIPYLQLLLKSYGVADDEADAFVMLAEEANKPGWWQRFHDILPGWFSMYVSLEGAASLIRSYEPHFAPGLLQTEEYARAVMRSGAIGQTRPADIERYVALRMERQALLTREDAPRLWVVMDETALRRPVGDADVMRDQIDRLLEAAELPHVTLQVATFAAGPHPGTFGPFVLFRFAMAELPDMVYSEYLTGAVYLDARTEVATHLEVMDRMAAQAATAQRTKEILRDLRKEL